The window CACACGCAGGCCCAGTGGCTTGAGGGCCGTGTCCAGTCCGGCGGCGCGGGCCACGCGGGATGCCGGACCGAATGCCGGGGAGTCCGCCACGGTCACGTGTTCGCCGTTGTTCAGCAGATGGGTGCACACCGCGCGCACCACCAGCGGATGCGTGCATGAGAGCCCGGCATTTGCGGCGGATACCAGATTGGGCTTGACCAACACCCGGCGCCCGACAGCGGGTTCATACCCGGCCTCCTTCATGAGCAGGGCCACGGTGGCGGGCAGCAGGGTGGATTCGTATTCCAGCATCCGGGCAAGGGCGACTGTGGGCATCATCCATTGCTGTGTACGTTTTTCCCCGTGCCCTGTGCAAGCCCATGCTTGCATAATTTCCTTTGAACGGAGATAGTCGGACCATGGTTGACAGCATGATTTGTTTGAAAAATGCCTCTGTGACCCGCTCGGGCGAGCATCTGTTGCGCGCCATCGACTGGACGCTTGAACGCGGGGAGCACTGGGCCGTGTGCGGGGCCAACGGCTCGGGAAAAACCACGTTTCTCCGGCTGCTTCGCGGTGAAATCGCACCGGATGCGGACGGCGAGCGCAGTTACGATTTTGGCGACGGCGTGCAGGAGACCGTGGTCGGCCTGCGCCACAGGATTGGCGTGGTTTCACCGGATTTGCAGGATTTTTACGTGCTGCACGGCGGCAGGGCCACGGGGCGCGAGATCGTGTTGGCCGGATTTTTCGATACGCCGCTTTTGTACGAGACTCCTTCCGTGAAGCAGGAGGTGGCGGCCGAAGACGTTTTTCGCACCCTGAACATGCGGGGACTGGCGGCAATGACTGCCGAAAGCATGTCCACGGGCCAGTTGCGCAAGGTGCTCATCGCCCGTTCGCTGGCGCTCAAGCCGGACGTGCTCCTGCTGGACGAATGTCTGGAAGGGCTGGACTCGGGCGCACGCGAGTCGGTTCTTGCCCTGGTGGAAGAAGCCGCGAACATGACCACATTGGTGGTGGCCGCGCATCATGCCGCAGACGTGCCCGAGGCCGTGCGGCGTGTGCTGACGCTGGAGCGGGGCGAGATCGTACGCATGGGTGGCCGCGAGAACCTGTCCGGACTGGACATGGAGCCGGACACGGCCAATGCCTGCCTGATGCCGCCCGCGGCGAACGAAAAGCACGCCGAAGATGTGCCCTACCTGTTTCGGATTCGCAATGCGGACGTGGTCATGGAAGGCGTGCATGTGTTGCAGCATATCGACTGGGAGATGTTTCCCGGCGAGAATTGGGCGGTGCTGGGCGAAAACGGTGCGGGCAAGACCACGCTTTTGCGTCTTTTGCTCAGCGAGGTGGCCCCCTATGCCGAGCAGGGCAGCATCCAATGGTTCGGCGGTGCGCCCTTCGACACGGTGCGTCCGGGCATCGGGCTGGTTTCACAGGAATTTCAGGCCCGTTTCGCCCGCGAACTGGGTTGGGAAATCTCCGTGCTCGACACGGTGCTTTCCGGGTTTCGCGGCTGCATAGGCCGTTTGGAGGATCCCGAGCCGGGCGAGCTGGAAAAGGCGCGGGCCTGCCTGGCCATGGTCGGGCTGGAACACATGGAAGAGCGCACCCTGCGTTCCCTTTCCTATGGCCAGCAACGTCGGGTGTTCATTGCCCGGGCCGTGGGCTTCGGTCCGAGGCTGCTCATTCTGGATGAACCGCTTTCCGGCCTGGATGCGCACACGCGTTCCGAAATGCTGCCGCTTCTGGAAAAGCTGGCGGAATCCGGCACGCCCTTGGTGCTGGTCACGCACCATCGGGACCAGATGATACCGGCGTTGAATCGGGTACTGATCATGGACGGCGGACGCATCGTTTTTTCCGGCCCGCGAGAGCAATGGGAAAAGGAATTTCCCAAGTGACGCGGCTGGCCCTTATCGTCCTTGCCTTGAAGGGGGCGGGGCCGTATGCTTGAGGCAGCAACCCATTCTTTTTTGGAGGAGTGACCGTGCGGCATGAGGGAGAAGTGAGCTGGTTCAACGAGCGCAAGGGGTTCGGCTTCATCACCGATGACGACGGGCTGGAGCTTTTCGTGCATTACACGGAAATAACCCGCAACGGGTTCCAGACCCTCAAGCCCGGCGAGCGCGTTTCTTTCGAGATCACGGACGTGGAGCGCGGTCCCCGGGCCGTGGACGTGCGCATCCCCGGCGAAAAGACGCACGGCTCCTTTCTCTGATCCCTTACGCTCCCGGCTACAGGCCGTGTTCGCGCTGGTGTGCGTCCAGCACGTTGTCCGCAGGGATGGTTTTGGAATCGATCTTTCCGTCCCGGATGGTATAGCGGGTCACTTCCCATTCCACATGGTCGATGTAGTCCAGCGCGCCCCACGCGCCCTGCGGCAGCAATTTGACCACCAGCTCCAGAAAATCGTCCACATCCAGAAATTTTCCTTCGTGGTCCACGCGCAGCATCACGCCGTCATATTCCACTTGTTCAAAGGGAATGTGTTCCTTGAGTTGTTCAAAGATTTCCGGGGTGATACCGTGAAAATCGCCGTATACGCGAACGTCGTCTCTCATTGTCTGTTTCCGGGTAGGGGTGATTCGTGGTTGCGCGGAGGCCTTACGCGGGCCTGCCGAACCTGTCCAGCAGCGTGTTTGTCTTGGTTTCCAGATCGGCCCACAGGGCGGCCATGTCCCACTGGATGAGCTTCTTGATGTCCACATCCGAATATTTGGTGTCCAGCTTGAGCTTGTTGCCCATGACGTGCCCCACCTGCCGCGCGGTCTTTGCGCGCGCAAGGCTGGAATGCTGCACGTGGCGTACGGCCAGCGATCCGCAATACACGGAAGGCATGTCCGCAAGGCAGGAGCGCAGGTCGCGGTCTATGTCGTCGAACTGCGAGGGATTGAAGCGCACGTCGAACGGTCCGGCCTTGTTGATGGCGTCCATGCTGATCATATGGCAGCAGCCGCTCACCGAGTGGCACAGGCGCGAATAGGTGTACAGGCCTGTGTCCAGCCCGCCCGAGCAGTTTTCAAAGGCGCGGATGCGGTCCGGCAGTTCGTTTGCCGGGCGCGGTTCGGGCATGTTGGGGAAAAGGTTGAAGTCCGCGGATTGCAGACCGTAGGGCGCGGTTGCAGCGGTAATGCGGCAGCCCACGGCCCCGGGGTTGGTATGCATGCGGCTTGCCCCGAGCAGGCGCTTGAGCCAGTCCTTGGGCAGGACCACGTCGTCGTCCAGAAACGCGGCCCATGCGCAGGACCGGACCTCCGGCAGGGACAACAGCCAGTTGCGGGCCGGGGGCGCGCCCACGTTCACGGGCAGGGTCACCGGGGTGAAGCGGTCCGGGCCCAAGCGGTCCGCAAAGGAGCGCAGCACGGACGGAGTCTCGTCGGTGCTGCCGTTGTCCAGCACGAAAATCCGGGCGTGGCTCAGGTCGGACGCTTCCGCGCTCTCAAGCGTGCGGGCCAGCAGTTCGGCCTTGTTCCACGAATAGGCCAGCACGGCCACGTCGCGGGTCTGCTCGTCCGTGCCCATGGGCGCAGGGTTGAGCAATTCGAAAAGTTTCAGGGTCAGGTTCACGTGCCAGGGCATGGCCTGCCAGAGCAGGGCCAGCGTTGCCATACCCTGCGCCTGTTGTCCGGCGCGCAGTTGCAGGTCGCCCGTGCAGTATCTTTTCCACGCGCCCCAGATGGAATCGTCCACCGCGTCCATGGCCTGCAAAGCTTCTTCCGGTTCGGCAAGATGCATGGTCATTTCCGCGTGCAGGCGGGTGCGTAGCGGGTGCAGGGCCTCGGGCCACGGGGCCATGCGCAGGGCGGTTTCGCACAGGTCGCGGCGGCCGAACAACAGCAGGTCGTGCCAGCAGCGGGCCAGCCATGGCATGCCCACCACCGGGTGGGCCAGTGAAAGTTGCAGGAATTCCAATGCAAGTTCGGCGTCGCCCTGCGACATGATGGCTTCC is drawn from Pseudodesulfovibrio senegalensis and contains these coding sequences:
- a CDS encoding ABC transporter ATP-binding protein; this translates as MVDSMICLKNASVTRSGEHLLRAIDWTLERGEHWAVCGANGSGKTTFLRLLRGEIAPDADGERSYDFGDGVQETVVGLRHRIGVVSPDLQDFYVLHGGRATGREIVLAGFFDTPLLYETPSVKQEVAAEDVFRTLNMRGLAAMTAESMSTGQLRKVLIARSLALKPDVLLLDECLEGLDSGARESVLALVEEAANMTTLVVAAHHAADVPEAVRRVLTLERGEIVRMGGRENLSGLDMEPDTANACLMPPAANEKHAEDVPYLFRIRNADVVMEGVHVLQHIDWEMFPGENWAVLGENGAGKTTLLRLLLSEVAPYAEQGSIQWFGGAPFDTVRPGIGLVSQEFQARFARELGWEISVLDTVLSGFRGCIGRLEDPEPGELEKARACLAMVGLEHMEERTLRSLSYGQQRRVFIARAVGFGPRLLILDEPLSGLDAHTRSEMLPLLEKLAESGTPLVLVTHHRDQMIPALNRVLIMDGGRIVFSGPREQWEKEFPK
- a CDS encoding cold shock domain-containing protein, whose product is MRHEGEVSWFNERKGFGFITDDDGLELFVHYTEITRNGFQTLKPGERVSFEITDVERGPRAVDVRIPGEKTHGSFL
- a CDS encoding glycosyltransferase family 2 protein, producing the protein MNIANLPVAETGILAPLRRHLPSWALGSEATTHQMGMMQGLSMLEAGHPGCTPACNALAHWAWSFDPMNRDLLQRQMDRHGSHTFLTAHCFGLSMALAKAIPALRGEDADLIPTWEAIMSQGDAELALEFLQLSLAHPVVGMPWLARCWHDLLLFGRRDLCETALRMAPWPEALHPLRTRLHAEMTMHLAEPEEALQAMDAVDDSIWGAWKRYCTGDLQLRAGQQAQGMATLALLWQAMPWHVNLTLKLFELLNPAPMGTDEQTRDVAVLAYSWNKAELLARTLESAEASDLSHARIFVLDNGSTDETPSVLRSFADRLGPDRFTPVTLPVNVGAPPARNWLLSLPEVRSCAWAAFLDDDVVLPKDWLKRLLGASRMHTNPGAVGCRITAATAPYGLQSADFNLFPNMPEPRPANELPDRIRAFENCSGGLDTGLYTYSRLCHSVSGCCHMISMDAINKAGPFDVRFNPSQFDDIDRDLRSCLADMPSVYCGSLAVRHVQHSSLARAKTARQVGHVMGNKLKLDTKYSDVDIKKLIQWDMAALWADLETKTNTLLDRFGRPA